A stretch of the Eulemur rufifrons isolate Redbay chromosome 20, OSU_ERuf_1, whole genome shotgun sequence genome encodes the following:
- the TMEM128 gene encoding transmembrane protein 128 — protein MDASRAREQLRRRFLLPPDAECPLDGEGDARPETSTAVEKKQKALPRLNIHSGFWILASIAVTYYVDFFKILKENFHTSSWFLFGSALLLVSLLIAFYCIVYLEWYRGIGEYDVKYPMLIPITTATFIAAGICFNIALWHVWSFFTPLLLFTQFMGVVMFISLLG, from the exons ATGGACGCTTCACGGGCCCGGGAGCAGCTCCGGAGGCGATTCCTGCTCCCGCCGGACGCCGAGTGCCCCCTGGATGGCGAGGGCGACGCCAGGCCGG AAACCTCTACAGCTGTTGAGAAAAAGCAGAAAGCTCTTCCAAGACTTAATATCCATTCTGGATTCTGGATTTTGGCATCTATTGCTGTGACCTATTatgttgatttctttaaaatccttAAAGAAAACTTTCACACTAGTAG TTGGTTTCTCTTTGGAAGTGCCTTGTTGCTTGTCAGTTTACTGATTGCATTTTACTGCATAGTGTATCTGGAATGGTATCGTGGGATTGGGGAATATGATGTCAAGTATCCAATGTTGATACCCATTACAACTGCTACGTTTATTGCAGCAGGAATTTG ctTCAACATTGCTTTATGGCATGTGTGGTCATTTTTCACTCCATTGCTGTTGTTTACCCAATTTATGGGGGTTGTAATGTTTATCTCACTCCTTGGATGA